A genomic segment from Propionibacteriaceae bacterium ZF39 encodes:
- the purD gene encoding phosphoribosylamine--glycine ligase yields MKVLVLGSGAREHALAHALERDPVVEKVYAAPGAAMMSQVAELVRVDMLYPAEVAELAKKLEVDLVVVGPEAPLVAGVSDAVREAGIPCFGPSKGAAQIEGSKAFAKEVMAAAGVPTAQSRLCADMAEVEAALDEFGAPYVVKENGLASGKGVIVTEDRAAAIAHAEKCQEVLVEEHMSGPEISLFAICDGKTAVPMQAAQDFKRAQDGDKGPNTGGMGAYTPVPWAPANLEQETCEKVIQPVLDELAKRGTPFVGLLYAGLMLTPKGIKVVEFNARFGDPETQPILLQLESPLAQVLLAAAKGELEEFGPLKFAPGFAVGVVVASEGYPENPALGTRIFEGQFRSGNIKLFHGGTGRDDLGNLIVTGGRIFTVTGRGHTLGFARNMVYAALKAFHMDKSFWRHDIADRAIKGEIKYDVPEGGLFQ; encoded by the coding sequence ATGAAGGTATTGGTCCTCGGAAGCGGCGCTCGCGAGCACGCCCTGGCGCATGCGCTGGAGCGCGACCCGGTGGTCGAGAAGGTGTACGCCGCCCCCGGCGCGGCCATGATGAGCCAGGTCGCCGAGCTCGTTCGCGTCGACATGCTCTATCCGGCCGAAGTGGCCGAGCTCGCCAAGAAGCTCGAGGTCGACCTGGTCGTGGTGGGCCCCGAGGCGCCGCTCGTCGCCGGTGTGTCCGATGCCGTCCGCGAGGCCGGCATTCCGTGCTTCGGCCCGTCCAAGGGTGCGGCCCAGATCGAGGGCTCGAAGGCGTTCGCCAAGGAAGTCATGGCCGCCGCGGGCGTACCCACCGCGCAGTCCCGCCTCTGCGCCGATATGGCCGAGGTCGAGGCCGCGCTCGACGAGTTCGGCGCACCCTATGTCGTCAAGGAGAACGGCCTTGCCTCCGGCAAGGGCGTCATCGTGACCGAGGACCGCGCCGCCGCGATCGCCCATGCCGAGAAGTGCCAGGAAGTCCTCGTCGAGGAGCACATGTCGGGCCCGGAGATCTCGCTCTTCGCGATCTGTGACGGCAAGACCGCGGTGCCGATGCAGGCGGCGCAGGACTTCAAGCGCGCGCAGGACGGCGACAAGGGGCCCAACACCGGTGGCATGGGTGCGTACACCCCCGTGCCGTGGGCTCCTGCCAACCTCGAGCAGGAGACCTGCGAGAAGGTCATCCAGCCGGTGCTGGACGAGCTGGCCAAGCGGGGTACGCCCTTCGTCGGGCTCCTCTATGCCGGCCTCATGCTGACTCCGAAGGGCATCAAGGTCGTCGAGTTCAACGCCCGCTTCGGTGACCCGGAGACCCAGCCGATCCTGCTGCAGCTCGAGTCGCCGCTCGCGCAGGTGCTGCTGGCCGCGGCCAAGGGGGAGCTCGAGGAATTCGGTCCGCTGAAGTTTGCGCCCGGCTTCGCGGTCGGTGTCGTGGTCGCCTCGGAGGGTTATCCCGAGAACCCGGCTCTCGGCACGCGCATCTTCGAGGGGCAGTTCCGCTCGGGGAACATCAAGCTGTTCCACGGCGGCACCGGCCGCGACGATCTCGGCAACCTCATCGTCACCGGAGGCCGCATCTTCACCGTCACCGGTCGCGGCCACACGCTGGGCTTCGCCCGCAACATGGTCTATGCCGCGCTGAAGGCCTTCCACATGGACAAGTCGTTCTGGCGCCACGACATCGCCGACCGGGCGATCAAGGGCGAGATCAAGTACGACGTCCCCGAAGGTGGTCTCTTCCAGTGA
- the purB gene encoding adenylosuccinate lyase, translating to MIPNVLATRYASEQMRRIWSPEEKIIAERRLWIAVLAAQRDLGVDFGGDDPDAVIAAYEGVIDRVDLASIADRERVTKHDVKARIEEFNDLAGFEHVHKGMTSRDLTENVEQLQILSSLRLVRDRVIATLVALARLSGEYAELAMAGRSHNVAAQITTLGKRFATATDELLVAYQRVSELIERYPLRGIKGPVGTSQDMLDLLGGDEAKLTELEQRIAEHLGCATVLTSTGQVYPRSLDWDVLTALAQVAAAPSNVATSIRLMAGHELVTEGFRPGQVGSSAMPHKMNTRSCERVNGFAVILRGYVSMAGELAGDQWNEGDVSCSVVRRVALPDACYALDGLFETFLTVLGDFGAFPAVVNAELQRYLPFLTTTKVLMAAVRKGVGREAAHEAIKEHAVAVALEMRETGRSDNDLMDRLAADTRLGMTRDELGALLTEPLELAGSARSQVERLVTRVGEIADEHPEAAAYTPGSVL from the coding sequence GTGATCCCCAACGTCCTGGCCACGCGGTATGCCTCCGAGCAGATGCGCCGCATCTGGTCGCCCGAGGAGAAGATCATCGCCGAGCGGCGGTTGTGGATCGCGGTCCTCGCGGCGCAGCGGGATCTCGGTGTGGACTTCGGCGGGGATGACCCGGATGCGGTGATCGCCGCCTATGAGGGTGTGATCGATCGCGTCGACCTGGCGTCGATCGCCGATCGCGAGCGGGTGACCAAGCACGACGTGAAGGCCCGCATCGAGGAGTTCAACGACCTCGCCGGGTTCGAGCATGTCCACAAGGGCATGACCTCGCGCGACCTCACCGAGAACGTCGAGCAGCTCCAGATCCTGTCGTCGCTGCGACTGGTGCGCGATCGGGTGATTGCGACGTTGGTGGCGCTGGCCCGTTTGTCGGGGGAGTACGCCGAGTTGGCCATGGCCGGGCGCTCCCACAACGTGGCGGCTCAGATCACGACACTGGGCAAGCGATTCGCGACAGCCACCGATGAGCTGTTGGTCGCCTATCAGCGCGTCAGCGAACTCATCGAGCGCTATCCGCTCCGCGGCATCAAGGGCCCGGTCGGCACCAGCCAGGACATGCTCGACCTGCTCGGCGGGGACGAGGCCAAGCTCACCGAGCTCGAGCAGCGGATCGCCGAACACCTCGGTTGTGCCACCGTGCTCACGTCGACCGGTCAGGTCTATCCCCGGTCACTCGACTGGGACGTCCTGACCGCACTGGCCCAGGTCGCCGCCGCGCCGTCGAATGTCGCCACGTCGATCCGGCTGATGGCCGGCCACGAGCTCGTGACCGAGGGCTTCAGGCCCGGTCAGGTCGGCTCCTCGGCGATGCCCCACAAGATGAACACGCGCTCGTGTGAGCGTGTCAACGGGTTCGCGGTGATCCTGCGCGGCTATGTGTCGATGGCCGGTGAACTCGCGGGTGACCAGTGGAACGAGGGCGACGTGTCGTGCTCGGTCGTGCGGCGCGTGGCGCTGCCCGATGCCTGCTATGCACTCGACGGGCTGTTCGAGACCTTCCTGACCGTGCTGGGTGACTTCGGCGCGTTCCCGGCCGTGGTGAATGCCGAACTGCAGCGTTATCTGCCGTTCCTCACCACGACCAAGGTCCTCATGGCCGCCGTCCGCAAGGGCGTCGGTCGCGAGGCCGCACACGAGGCGATCAAGGAGCATGCCGTCGCCGTGGCGCTGGAGATGCGCGAGACCGGGCGGTCCGACAACGACCTCATGGATCGGCTGGCGGCCGATACGCGACTGGGGATGACGCGCGACGAGCTGGGTGCGCTGCTGACCGAACCGTTGGAGCTGGCCGGGTCCGCCCGCAGCCAGGTCGAGCGTCTGGTGACCCGTGTCGGTGAGATTGCGGACGAACATCCCGAGGCTGCGGCCTATACGCCCGGGTCGGTTCTCTGA
- a CDS encoding N-acetyltransferase: protein MLLRQTRPEDLDGVIGLEQCENTEPWLGTTGREWHLQAIDDPDVSHLVFVKAHRGLDSEDSSDEELVGFVVLAGLSKPGPIEMRRMVINLIQRGKGYGRQLLNEAIKLVQDMPDRDRIWLDVNPANEPAVALYDSVGFEQCDVPEGVTPVDGLIYLDFEL, encoded by the coding sequence ATGTTGCTGAGGCAGACGCGACCCGAGGACCTGGATGGAGTCATCGGGCTCGAACAGTGTGAGAACACCGAACCCTGGCTCGGCACCACCGGGCGCGAATGGCATCTCCAGGCCATCGACGACCCCGACGTCAGCCATCTCGTCTTCGTGAAGGCCCACCGGGGGCTCGACTCGGAGGATTCTTCGGACGAGGAGCTCGTCGGTTTCGTCGTGCTCGCCGGGCTCAGCAAGCCCGGGCCGATCGAGATGCGGCGCATGGTGATCAATCTGATCCAGCGCGGCAAGGGCTATGGCCGTCAGTTGCTCAACGAGGCCATCAAGCTCGTGCAGGACATGCCGGACCGCGATCGCATCTGGCTGGACGTCAATCCTGCCAATGAACCCGCAGTGGCGCTGTATGACAGTGTCGGCTTCGAACAATGCGACGTGCCCGAGGGCGTCACCCCCGTCGACGGTCTGATCTACCTCGACTTCGAACTCTGA
- a CDS encoding methyltransferase domain-containing protein — protein MQSDVMVTSRSFDEYAAFFALDPNALPPRIIDVSAGAAGFTAEANRRGSRAVAVDPTYALEAEALTERVRAGITRGQGMIDDNHVRYTYAWYGSAEQRTRLRAAALADFLADRQDHPERYVTGALPRLPFDDDSFDLALCSHLLFTWADVFDEAWHDAALAELLRIAPEVRIFPFALRGAGDAIEFVPRVLDRLRRAGHGVEVRATAYEFQVDVKDVLVLTRGAAQSSKSR, from the coding sequence GTGCAGTCGGATGTGATGGTTACTTCCCGCTCCTTCGACGAGTACGCGGCCTTCTTCGCTCTTGACCCCAACGCGCTGCCACCCCGCATCATCGACGTGTCCGCCGGCGCCGCCGGCTTCACCGCCGAGGCCAACCGACGCGGGAGCCGGGCGGTCGCGGTCGACCCGACGTACGCCCTCGAGGCCGAAGCCCTCACCGAACGCGTCCGCGCCGGCATCACGCGCGGGCAGGGCATGATCGACGACAACCACGTGCGTTACACCTACGCGTGGTATGGCTCGGCCGAGCAGCGCACCCGGCTCCGCGCCGCGGCGCTGGCTGACTTCCTGGCCGATCGGCAGGACCATCCGGAGCGTTATGTAACCGGCGCGCTGCCCCGGCTGCCCTTCGACGACGACAGCTTCGACCTCGCGCTCTGCTCACACCTGTTGTTCACGTGGGCGGACGTGTTCGACGAGGCGTGGCACGATGCGGCGCTGGCAGAGCTGCTGCGGATCGCGCCCGAGGTGCGGATCTTCCCCTTCGCGTTGCGTGGGGCCGGCGACGCGATCGAGTTCGTGCCGCGGGTGCTCGATCGCTTACGCCGGGCCGGCCACGGGGTCGAGGTGCGCGCGACGGCGTACGAATTCCAGGTGGATGTGAAGGACGTGCTGGTCCTGACGCGGGGTGCGGCTCAGAGTTCGAAGTCGAGGTAG
- a CDS encoding diacylglycerol kinase family protein, translating into MRAAVIFNPTKVEREDLAKVIDTADSNAGWDESLWLETAEDDPGTGMAAEAIDKNCDVVIAVGGDGTIRAVSEGMRGSGVPLALCPQGTGNLLARNLDLTLDNLEESVDAAFNGIPRPVDLGIATWSRPKGKQEQRAFVVMAGMGLDAEIMSSTDEDLKAKVGMLAYVKSGLEALRGSHRMRLIFRLDEEKPRRAKVHTVIVGNCGSIGANVLLLPDAAVDDGLLDVVAARPQGLFGWVAVAWKVLVDNAILRRTGSALVRKTRDSGRELSYQQCRRVELTFRDPHEIELDGDHFGEILAVRMHVEPGALTVQMPADWTPEESEQPMPDVADAPESDDPVVDTSTMDPAEQATLAAEAKKANEGWE; encoded by the coding sequence ATGCGTGCTGCCGTCATCTTCAATCCCACCAAAGTCGAGCGCGAAGACCTCGCGAAGGTCATCGACACCGCCGACTCGAACGCCGGCTGGGACGAATCCCTCTGGCTCGAGACCGCCGAGGACGATCCGGGCACGGGCATGGCCGCCGAGGCCATCGACAAGAACTGCGATGTCGTGATCGCCGTGGGCGGTGACGGCACCATCCGGGCCGTGTCGGAAGGGATGCGCGGATCCGGCGTACCCCTCGCCCTCTGCCCGCAGGGCACCGGCAACCTCCTCGCCCGCAACCTCGACCTGACCCTGGACAACCTCGAGGAATCGGTGGACGCCGCGTTCAACGGCATCCCCCGGCCCGTGGATCTCGGCATCGCCACCTGGTCGCGGCCGAAGGGCAAGCAGGAGCAGCGCGCGTTCGTCGTCATGGCCGGCATGGGGCTGGACGCCGAGATCATGTCGTCGACCGACGAGGACCTGAAGGCCAAGGTCGGGATGCTGGCCTATGTGAAGTCCGGCCTCGAAGCCCTGCGCGGCAGCCACCGGATGCGGTTGATCTTCCGCCTCGACGAGGAGAAGCCCCGCCGGGCGAAGGTGCACACCGTCATCGTGGGCAACTGCGGGTCGATCGGCGCCAACGTGCTGCTGCTGCCGGATGCCGCCGTGGACGACGGCCTCCTCGATGTCGTGGCCGCCCGCCCCCAGGGCCTCTTCGGATGGGTCGCCGTGGCGTGGAAGGTGCTGGTCGACAATGCCATCCTCCGCCGCACGGGCAGTGCCCTGGTGCGCAAGACCCGCGACTCCGGTCGAGAGCTGAGCTATCAGCAGTGCCGCCGGGTGGAGCTCACGTTCCGCGATCCGCACGAGATCGAACTCGACGGCGACCACTTCGGCGAGATCCTGGCCGTGCGCATGCATGTCGAGCCGGGCGCCCTGACCGTTCAGATGCCGGCCGACTGGACCCCGGAGGAGTCCGAACAGCCCATGCCTGACGTCGCCGATGCTCCGGAATCCGACGATCCGGTCGTCGACACCAGCACAATGGACCCGGCCGAACAGGCCACCCTCGCTGCCGAGGCCAAGAAGGCCAACGAGGGCTGGGAGTAG
- a CDS encoding NAD(P)/FAD-dependent oxidoreductase encodes METITILGGGVAGLALAAALDPKRWQVTLIEQRPGVPEVGTAFGIWPVAQRALAYLGLGDWVAREGISVDSGAIIGPDNEPIVRMRNVDIQLLARPVLLRALDGVVPATVQRVAQRVENPRELSGDLVVAADGARSRVRASVWGDTARSMGTWAVRGVLPRPAESPEMGEYWAGHVLFGISPNTGSTTNWYATVRRDPGPPAAAIEVLRDTHRGFPEPVQRVLAEMVPERTLVNEILVSPVPKGLVRDRYVLIGDAAHAMSPSLGRGACEALVDAVTLGHELNRRGLDGGVRAYQRQRLLPAQGVRLAASAALRLQEAGPKVHRVLAAVG; translated from the coding sequence ATGGAGACCATCACCATTCTCGGCGGTGGGGTTGCGGGCCTCGCGCTCGCCGCCGCGCTGGATCCGAAGCGCTGGCAGGTGACGCTGATCGAACAGCGACCCGGGGTGCCCGAGGTGGGCACTGCCTTCGGCATCTGGCCCGTGGCCCAGCGGGCATTGGCCTATCTGGGGCTCGGAGACTGGGTGGCTCGCGAAGGGATCAGCGTCGACAGTGGCGCGATCATCGGGCCGGACAATGAGCCGATCGTCCGCATGCGCAACGTCGATATCCAGCTCCTCGCGCGACCCGTGCTCCTGCGGGCGCTGGATGGCGTCGTGCCGGCGACGGTCCAGCGCGTGGCGCAGCGGGTCGAGAATCCGCGCGAGCTGTCCGGCGATCTCGTCGTGGCTGCGGATGGCGCGCGCAGTCGGGTGCGAGCGAGCGTCTGGGGTGACACGGCGCGGTCGATGGGGACCTGGGCCGTCCGGGGAGTGCTGCCGCGGCCGGCCGAGTCGCCCGAAATGGGCGAATACTGGGCCGGGCACGTGCTGTTCGGCATCTCGCCGAATACGGGGTCGACGACGAACTGGTATGCCACGGTCCGCCGCGACCCCGGCCCGCCCGCTGCCGCGATCGAGGTCCTGCGGGACACCCATCGGGGCTTTCCCGAGCCGGTGCAGCGGGTCCTGGCCGAGATGGTCCCGGAGCGTACGCTCGTCAACGAGATCCTCGTGTCGCCGGTGCCGAAGGGGCTGGTGCGCGATCGCTATGTGCTCATCGGCGACGCCGCCCACGCGATGTCGCCGAGCCTGGGCCGCGGGGCCTGCGAGGCGCTCGTCGACGCAGTGACGCTCGGTCATGAGCTCAATCGGCGTGGGCTCGACGGGGGCGTGCGGGCCTATCAGCGGCAGCGCTTGCTCCCCGCCCAAGGCGTACGCCTCGCCGCCTCCGCCGCGCTGCGACTCCAGGAGGCCGGGCCGAAGGTGCATCGGGTCCTGGCTGCCGTCGGCTGA
- a CDS encoding phosphoribosylformylglycinamidine synthase subunit PurQ, translated as MRRRIGIVSPDDSREGYAERAVELCGLTPVVLDPGARTLDDVDAVLVLGGNVDSRVVTEMVARAGRGLPVLGIGDGFRLLCDTGVLPGRLETNESGRYACVDQRVLVHTNDTVWTAAMERQSEVTLVVNTGAGRFVVDADTAQQLADDDRVVARYVDGNPTGSTDDIAGITNAAGNVVGLLPDLALCVDELTGPSTDGRAFIGSVGRFLALRQGGPVAATVEG; from the coding sequence ATGAGACGGCGGATCGGAATCGTGTCGCCCGACGACTCGCGCGAGGGGTACGCGGAGCGCGCGGTGGAGCTGTGTGGCCTGACCCCGGTGGTTCTGGACCCCGGCGCGCGCACTCTCGACGATGTCGATGCCGTGCTGGTGCTCGGTGGGAACGTCGACTCCCGGGTGGTCACCGAGATGGTGGCGCGGGCGGGCAGAGGGCTCCCGGTCCTCGGCATCGGTGACGGTTTCCGGCTCCTCTGCGACACCGGTGTCCTGCCCGGTCGGCTGGAGACGAATGAGTCCGGACGGTACGCCTGTGTCGACCAGCGCGTCCTGGTCCACACGAACGACACCGTGTGGACTGCAGCCATGGAGCGGCAATCCGAGGTCACGCTCGTCGTCAACACCGGCGCCGGCCGGTTCGTGGTCGATGCCGACACCGCGCAACAACTCGCCGACGATGATCGGGTCGTGGCCCGCTATGTCGATGGGAACCCGACCGGATCGACCGATGACATCGCCGGCATCACCAACGCCGCCGGCAATGTGGTCGGCCTGCTGCCGGACTTGGCCCTCTGCGTCGATGAGCTCACCGGCCCGAGCACGGATGGCCGCGCGTTCATCGGGAGCGTCGGGCGATTCCTGGCGTTGCGGCAGGGTGGACCGGTAGCGGCTACCGTCGAGGGGTGA
- a CDS encoding DUF3592 domain-containing protein, translating into MRPFRIIGPVLLVIALACAIGLGWNLRPNKYEGWVETSGTVVSHTYHRDYDRRDRSSDETWGVVVRFSDEAGVEHQVESATRSNNPKPVGDTVDVRYPPGQPEQAKIGMDAWFWVMFLGIWTLVLSILGIAFTVAGRATRRMAPAVEGRAGAKIEDANEPTFEDTREPTFEEPPFDEFRPGAGDTPEDGWPRRPG; encoded by the coding sequence GTGAGACCTTTCCGCATCATCGGCCCCGTCCTCCTCGTGATCGCCCTTGCCTGTGCGATCGGTCTCGGGTGGAACCTGCGACCCAACAAATATGAGGGATGGGTCGAGACCAGCGGCACGGTGGTCTCTCACACCTATCACCGCGACTATGACCGCCGCGATCGTAGCTCGGACGAAACCTGGGGCGTCGTGGTCCGCTTTTCCGACGAAGCCGGCGTCGAGCATCAGGTCGAATCGGCGACGCGCAGCAACAACCCCAAGCCGGTCGGCGACACCGTGGATGTGCGCTATCCGCCCGGTCAGCCCGAGCAGGCCAAGATCGGCATGGACGCCTGGTTCTGGGTGATGTTCCTCGGCATCTGGACCCTTGTGCTCTCCATCCTGGGCATCGCCTTCACGGTGGCCGGCCGCGCCACCCGCCGGATGGCGCCGGCCGTTGAGGGTCGGGCTGGGGCGAAGATCGAGGACGCGAACGAGCCCACGTTCGAGGACACGAGGGAACCCACGTTCGAAGAGCCGCCCTTCGACGAGTTCCGGCCCGGCGCGGGTGACACGCCGGAGGACGGATGGCCCCGGCGCCCCGGCTGA
- a CDS encoding AIR synthase related protein has protein sequence MSDPVDDWQTAQEAELNDPSALAHLARFDAVATEAPGIINLGQDLAAVVRLGACREATDLGDLIDRVVATGARPVGLLDSLRFRPLDDPATKDSLPTVVAGLGAYARQHGVPIVGGELSFESGESEPLITALGVGIVSRDDLRPTDDPASDTEPRPFARPGWIDALNAQDANRLPRDNAPDAQRAMLLRIVASPTLCDKSWVTDQFDRYAGGHTVLAQPEDAGMLRVDVATGVGLALTLDSRPRMAALNPYLGAQHALAEAYRNVAATGARPRAVATHLAAGNPDDPQIMWQFVEMVLGLVDGCGELGTPVADRSGSFARGTGDARPLPTPLVAMIGVIDDVARRTPMGFAEPGDEIWLLGETREELSGTVWADVAHDGHLGGMPPRIDFAAEKRLAAVLGEAARAEVLVSAHDLAEGGLAQALVESCLRRGFGAEIDLGGGDPTVELYAESTARVLVSLPGERVGELRALADKHDVPLRRLGSVAGDGAKAALQIEGLFTISLVELRGARAATLPTALS, from the coding sequence GTGTCCGACCCTGTTGACGACTGGCAGACCGCACAAGAGGCGGAGCTCAACGATCCTTCTGCGCTGGCCCATCTGGCGCGATTCGACGCAGTGGCCACGGAGGCCCCCGGGATCATCAACCTCGGCCAGGATCTGGCGGCGGTCGTCCGACTCGGTGCCTGTCGGGAAGCGACGGATCTGGGTGACCTGATCGACCGCGTCGTCGCCACCGGTGCCCGCCCGGTCGGCCTCCTCGATTCGCTGCGTTTCCGACCCCTCGACGATCCCGCGACGAAAGACTCCCTTCCCACGGTGGTCGCCGGTCTGGGTGCGTACGCCCGGCAGCACGGCGTACCCATCGTCGGGGGTGAACTCTCGTTCGAGAGTGGAGAATCGGAGCCGCTGATCACAGCGCTCGGCGTGGGGATCGTCTCCCGGGACGATCTCCGGCCCACGGACGACCCCGCCAGCGACACCGAGCCCCGGCCTTTCGCCCGACCCGGCTGGATCGACGCACTGAACGCCCAGGATGCCAATCGGCTCCCGCGCGACAACGCTCCCGACGCCCAGCGGGCGATGCTGCTGAGAATCGTGGCCTCCCCGACGCTGTGCGACAAGTCGTGGGTCACGGACCAGTTCGACCGCTACGCCGGTGGCCACACCGTGCTCGCCCAGCCCGAGGACGCGGGGATGCTCCGTGTGGACGTCGCCACCGGCGTCGGCCTCGCGCTCACCCTCGATTCGAGGCCGCGGATGGCCGCGCTCAACCCCTATCTGGGCGCCCAGCACGCCCTCGCTGAGGCGTACCGGAATGTCGCCGCCACCGGCGCCCGCCCCCGCGCCGTGGCCACGCACCTGGCCGCCGGCAATCCCGACGATCCACAGATCATGTGGCAGTTCGTCGAGATGGTGCTGGGGCTGGTGGACGGATGCGGTGAGTTGGGTACGCCGGTGGCGGACCGATCCGGGTCGTTCGCTCGCGGCACCGGGGACGCCAGGCCCCTGCCGACACCCCTCGTCGCGATGATCGGCGTGATCGATGACGTGGCGAGGCGAACGCCGATGGGCTTCGCCGAGCCCGGTGACGAGATCTGGCTGCTGGGCGAGACGCGCGAGGAACTTTCCGGCACCGTCTGGGCCGACGTCGCCCATGACGGGCATCTCGGCGGCATGCCCCCGCGCATCGATTTCGCCGCAGAGAAGCGCCTGGCCGCGGTGCTCGGTGAGGCCGCCCGGGCAGAGGTTCTCGTCTCGGCTCATGACCTGGCCGAGGGCGGGCTCGCGCAGGCGCTGGTCGAGTCGTGCCTCCGGCGGGGATTCGGCGCGGAGATCGACCTGGGTGGGGGAGACCCGACGGTCGAGTTGTACGCCGAGTCGACCGCCCGGGTGCTGGTCTCGCTCCCCGGCGAGCGGGTCGGGGAGCTGCGGGCGCTGGCCGACAAGCACGACGTGCCCCTGCGCCGGCTCGGATCCGTGGCCGGAGACGGCGCCAAGGCGGCACTGCAGATCGAGGGCCTGTTCACGATCTCGCTCGTGGAGCTGCGCGGAGCCCGGGCCGCGACCCTCCCCACCGCTCTCTCCTGA
- a CDS encoding sigma-70 family RNA polymerase sigma factor: protein MTDRRPEASLAEPTDVELWDGVCDRVEADFAALFRRYNKAVYNFAFRATASWSVAEDLVQATFATLWRRAREGTVDPLKRDSALPILLAMTRNEVLNTHKMGKRRLRLVEKVEEQPWSDPDNVDEWVEQEASMARVRQVLGRIPEEQRAVIEMVVWSGLDLPECAYALGIPLGTVKSRLARARKKLATTEVGALLGGDA from the coding sequence GTGACTGATCGGCGCCCCGAGGCATCTCTGGCTGAGCCCACCGATGTCGAACTCTGGGACGGGGTGTGCGACCGCGTTGAGGCCGATTTCGCGGCCCTGTTCCGGCGCTACAACAAGGCGGTCTACAACTTTGCCTTCCGCGCGACCGCCTCGTGGAGCGTGGCCGAGGACCTGGTGCAGGCCACGTTCGCGACGCTCTGGCGGCGCGCCCGGGAGGGCACTGTCGACCCCCTCAAACGAGATTCGGCGCTGCCCATCCTGCTGGCGATGACCCGCAACGAGGTCCTCAACACCCACAAGATGGGCAAGCGCCGGCTCCGACTGGTCGAGAAGGTCGAGGAGCAGCCCTGGAGCGACCCGGACAATGTGGACGAATGGGTTGAACAGGAGGCCAGCATGGCCCGGGTCCGGCAGGTGCTGGGAAGAATCCCGGAGGAACAGAGAGCAGTGATCGAAATGGTTGTGTGGAGTGGGCTGGACCTGCCCGAGTGTGCGTACGCCCTCGGCATCCCGCTCGGCACGGTCAAATCCCGGCTCGCCCGGGCCCGGAAGAAACTGGCCACCACCGAGGTGGGCGCATTGTTGGGAGGTGACGCGTGA